The following are encoded in a window of Impatiens glandulifera chromosome 5, dImpGla2.1, whole genome shotgun sequence genomic DNA:
- the LOC124938649 gene encoding BES1/BZR1 homolog protein 4-like has protein sequence MASGSRTPSWKERENNKKRERRRRALAAKIFAGLRMYGNYKLPKHCDNNEVLKALCNEAGWTVESDGTTYRQGCKPPPDRMDFIGGSISATASPCSSSYHPSPCASYNPSPTSSSFPSPSSSTHSYAAHNPNGTSLIPWLKNLPSASSTKFPHPYIHGGSISAPVTPPLSSPRMNTNWDGGHRHHDHDHKSMLFPSSTPPSPAAGRQSTVPGLDWPPNSPTFSFVSFNPFGFKDNRTTITTNGSGGSSMWTPGQSGTCSPVIPVGVENNGGHVRDAVMSEEFAFGCTTADGLVKPWEGERIHEEFGSDDLELTLGCSKTRLVD, from the exons ATGGCCTCGGGATCACGAACGCCTTCATGGAAGGAGAGGGAGAACAACAAGAAAAGAGAGAGGAGACGACGAGCACTAGCAGCGAAGATCTTCGCCGGACTCCGGATGTATGGAAACTACAAGCTACCGAAGCATTGCGATAATAATGAAGTGCTCAAGGCTCTATGTAACGAGGCCGGCTGGACCGTCGAGTCCGATGGCACAACCTACCGTCAG ggATGCAAACCGCCACCAGATCGAATGGATTTTATTGGTGGATCGATATCAGCAACAGCAAGCCCTTGCTCATCGTCTTATCATCCCAGTCCATGTGCTTCTTACAATCCAAGTCCAACATCATCTTCATTTCCCAGTCCATCTTCGTCTACTCATTCATATGCTGCTCATAATCCAAATGGAACCTCACTAATCCCCTGGCTCAAAAACCTCCCATCCGCTTCCTCCACTAAGTTTCCACATCCCTACATCCATGGTGGATCCATTAGTGCTCCTGTCACTCCTCCACTGAGCTCCCCAAGAATGAACACAAACTGGGATGGTGGTCATCGtcatcatgatcatgatcataaGTCGATGTTATTTCCCTCTTCCACTCCACCAAGCCCTGCTGCTGGCCGACAGAGTACTGTACCTGGTTTAGATTGGCCACCGAATTCACCCACGTTCAGCTTTGTTTCTTTCAATCCGTTTGGGTTTAAAGATAACAGGACGACGATAACCACAAATGGAAGTGGTGGGTCGAGCATGTGGACGCCTGGACAGAGTGGAACTTGCTCTCCGGTGATTCCTGTTGGGGTTGAAAACAATGGAGGCCATGTAAGGGATGCTGTTATGTCGGAGGAATTTGCATTCGGATGTACTACTGCTGACGGTCTAGTGAAGCCATGGGAAGGTGAGAGGATTCATGAGGAATTTGGATCAGATGATCTTGAGCTTACTCTTGGATGCTCCAAAACCAGGTTAGTTGATTGA